Proteins encoded together in one Campylobacter concisus window:
- a CDS encoding HlyD family type I secretion periplasmic adaptor subunit, with the protein MQEDIKNQQNENLKPDEKPVQKSDIKEQESAGDQILNSVDGIKSNIQAKNYDAYDLKFMSSLSEAVLAKAPSTSKKILYAVSITVFWLLLWASWAQIDEITRGSGKIIPSGKNQAIQNLEGGIVDQIFVKEGDEVKKDQILIRLDNKNFTSSYGESKLRLDELQAKFMRLDAEANDKEFDYNETRDANNSKAVRYEISLHNSNIDHLNEQIGILTEQIHQRQSELNELRNKISQTQNSYNLVLKEKAIMEPIFKKGLVSEVEYIQLQRRVNDLKGELDASVLAVPRVESTIKEAKNKIEEAKLAFKNNAKKELNEVSAEIARINESQISLSDRVERTYVRSPVNGIVSKMMVHTVSGVIKPGENIAEIVPLEDKLIAEVKVKPADVAFLRPGLDTMVKFTAYDFSIYGGLKGKVTQISADTETNEKTGESYYLVRIETEKNYLGSEEKPLRIKVGMIVSADIITGKKTILDYLLKPILKAKQNALTER; encoded by the coding sequence ATGCAAGAAGATATAAAAAATCAACAAAATGAAAATTTAAAGCCAGACGAAAAGCCAGTCCAAAAAAGTGACATAAAAGAGCAAGAGAGCGCTGGAGATCAAATTTTAAATAGCGTAGATGGCATCAAGTCAAACATCCAAGCAAAAAACTACGATGCTTATGACTTGAAATTTATGTCAAGCCTCTCAGAAGCAGTTTTGGCAAAAGCTCCATCAACCTCAAAAAAGATACTTTATGCAGTTAGCATAACTGTATTTTGGCTACTTCTTTGGGCTTCGTGGGCACAGATAGATGAGATAACAAGAGGTAGCGGCAAGATCATCCCATCAGGTAAAAACCAAGCAATACAAAACCTTGAGGGTGGTATCGTGGATCAAATTTTTGTAAAAGAGGGCGATGAGGTTAAAAAAGATCAAATTTTAATCAGACTTGATAATAAAAACTTTACAAGTAGCTACGGCGAGTCAAAACTAAGACTTGATGAGCTTCAGGCTAAATTTATGAGGCTTGATGCTGAAGCAAATGATAAAGAATTTGACTACAACGAAACAAGAGATGCGAACAATAGCAAGGCCGTAAGATACGAGATAAGCTTGCATAACTCAAACATCGATCACTTAAATGAACAAATAGGAATTCTAACAGAGCAGATCCATCAGCGCCAAAGTGAGCTAAATGAGCTTAGAAATAAAATTTCTCAAACTCAAAATAGCTACAACCTTGTTTTAAAAGAAAAAGCGATCATGGAGCCTATCTTTAAAAAAGGTCTTGTTAGTGAGGTCGAGTATATCCAGCTTCAAAGACGCGTAAATGACCTAAAGGGCGAGCTTGATGCCTCTGTGCTTGCTGTGCCAAGGGTCGAATCAACCATAAAAGAGGCAAAAAACAAGATAGAAGAGGCAAAGCTGGCATTTAAAAACAATGCAAAAAAAGAGCTAAACGAAGTCTCTGCTGAGATCGCAAGGATAAACGAGTCGCAAATCAGCCTAAGCGACAGGGTTGAAAGAACTTATGTAAGATCTCCGGTAAATGGTATCGTTAGTAAGATGATGGTGCATACCGTCTCTGGCGTTATCAAGCCTGGTGAAAACATAGCTGAGATCGTCCCACTAGAAGATAAGCTCATCGCTGAGGTAAAGGTTAAGCCAGCTGACGTTGCGTTCTTAAGACCGGGGCTTGATACGATGGTTAAATTTACGGCGTATGATTTTAGTATTTATGGCGGCTTAAAAGGCAAAGTAACGCAGATCAGTGCCGATACCGAGACAAATGAAAAAACAGGCGAGAGCTACTATTTAGTCAGGATAGAAACTGAGAAAAACTATCTTGGTAGCGAAGAGAAGCCACTTAGGATAAAGGTTGGTATGATAGTTTCAGCTGATATCATTACTGGTAAAAAGACGATACTTGACTATCTGCTAAAACCTATCTTGAAAGCAAAGCAAAACGCTTTAACGGAGCGATAA
- a CDS encoding DUF5416 family protein, with translation MQKSASFEQNFSEYQISRAKLAEEFVIVNDGKICDLIGRGVVKFHFKDCEKSFDEMINLKSENCINLSGVEIKDELIKSIKISISGYDESSDSLDFDLNLLSLSVPYRYAISNGCFEMSIFLKESKGVVEKFLSTFSYKFEANSGKERYLIVFVNESKIYEQTYM, from the coding sequence ATGCAAAAGTCAGCTAGCTTTGAGCAAAATTTTAGCGAATATCAAATTTCAAGAGCAAAGCTGGCTGAGGAATTTGTCATTGTAAATGATGGCAAAATATGCGATCTAATCGGAAGAGGGGTCGTCAAATTTCACTTTAAAGACTGTGAAAAAAGTTTTGATGAGATGATAAATTTAAAAAGTGAAAATTGCATAAATTTATCTGGTGTAGAGATTAAAGATGAGCTTATAAAGAGCATCAAAATATCAATTAGTGGCTACGATGAAAGTAGCGATAGCTTGGACTTTGATCTAAATTTACTATCTCTTAGTGTGCCATATAGATACGCCATATCAAATGGTTGTTTTGAGATGAGTATCTTTTTAAAAGAGAGCAAAGGAGTGGTTGAGAAATTTTTATCCACTTTTAGTTATAAATTTGAGGCAAATAGTGGCAAGGAGCGTTACTTGATCGTTTTCGTAAATGAGTCAAAAATTTACGAGCAAACCTATATGTGA
- a CDS encoding response regulator transcription factor produces MNVVFFTQNGSLNNLWRGYFSDDSVKFTHNKKDFFANLNNEVDIVGIDTNAFKDSLDENIKTIHESFPNIKCLILANEPKFSEGKHLLALGVKGYANSHMRKTHFEDAFETILNGKVWLYPEFIQAMIGELTGSYINNESETLERKSDLGELSSREKEIANLIYQGLTNNEISEQTGITLRTVKAHTTSIYSKLNVKDRIGLVLLMKQLHA; encoded by the coding sequence ATGAATGTGGTTTTTTTTACTCAAAATGGTTCGCTTAATAATCTTTGGCGAGGGTATTTTTCAGATGATAGTGTGAAATTTACTCACAATAAAAAGGATTTTTTTGCAAATTTAAACAATGAGGTTGATATCGTCGGTATAGATACAAATGCTTTTAAAGATAGCCTTGATGAAAATATTAAAACCATTCATGAAAGTTTTCCAAATATAAAATGTCTAATCCTTGCAAACGAACCAAAATTTAGTGAAGGCAAACATCTGCTGGCTCTTGGTGTCAAAGGATATGCAAACTCACACATGAGAAAAACGCACTTTGAAGATGCCTTTGAGACGATTTTAAATGGCAAAGTTTGGCTTTATCCAGAATTTATCCAAGCGATGATTGGAGAACTAACTGGCTCATATATAAATAATGAAAGTGAAACTTTAGAGAGAAAGTCTGATCTAGGTGAGCTTAGCTCACGCGAAAAAGAGATCGCAAACTTAATCTACCAAGGTCTAACAAACAATGAAATTTCAGAGCAAACAGGCATTACTTTAAGGACGGTGAAGGCGCACACTACGTCGATTTACAGCAAGCTAAATGTGAAAGATAGAATAGGTCTTGTGCTTTTGATGAAGCAGCTGCATGCGTAA
- a CDS encoding transglutaminase-like cysteine peptidase, with protein MKKIEHESFIRKLELINSYLNSLMPRYDDFYNTNVDVWSTRGEFLRRGGGDCEEYAISKRDSLKDLGVDNQKCLLVVQEKNTKKYHMVLAVWENLHKEPLILDNLSFRVLPLSKRYDLVPEYCLMDGKYFKIKKDGINLEPVNIRMQTYENLIKKEKEEKFWKN; from the coding sequence ATGAAAAAAATAGAACACGAAAGCTTTATCAGAAAGCTGGAGCTCATAAATTCATACTTAAATTCTTTGATGCCAAGATATGATGATTTTTACAATACAAATGTAGATGTGTGGAGCACTAGGGGGGAGTTTTTAAGGCGAGGTGGCGGAGACTGCGAAGAGTACGCGATATCAAAGCGCGATAGCCTAAAAGATCTTGGCGTGGATAATCAAAAATGCCTTCTAGTAGTTCAGGAAAAAAATACAAAAAAATATCATATGGTGCTAGCTGTTTGGGAAAATTTACACAAAGAGCCTTTGATACTGGATAATCTTAGCTTTAGAGTTTTGCCACTTTCGAAGCGCTACGACTTAGTGCCAGAGTATTGCTTGATGGACGGGAAATATTTTAAGATAAAAAAAGATGGCATAAATTTAGAGCCTGTAAATATAAGAATGCAAACTTACGAAAATTTGATAAAAAAGGAAAAAGAAGAGAAATTTTGGAAGAATTAA
- the tuf gene encoding elongation factor Tu: MAKEKFSRNKPHVNIGTIGHVDHGKTTLTAAISAVLSRKGLAELKDYDNIDNAPEEKERGITIATSHIEYETEKRHYAHVDCPGHADYVKNMITGAAQMDGAILVVSAADGPMPQTREHILLSRQVGVPYIVVFMNKADMVDDAELLELVEMEIRELLNEYNFPGDDTPIVSGSALKALEEAKAGQDGEWSAKIMELMDAVDSYIPTPVRATDKDLLMPIEDVFSISGRGTVVTGRIEKGVVKVGDTIEIVGIKPTQTTTVTGVEMFRKEMDQGEAGDNVGVLLRGTKKEDVERGMVLCKPKSITPHTKFEGEVYILTKEEGGRHTPFFNNYRPQFYVRTTDVTGSITLPEGTEMVMPGDNVRISVELIAPVALEEGTRFAIREGGRTVGSGVVSKILG, encoded by the coding sequence ATGGCTAAAGAAAAATTTTCACGCAACAAGCCACACGTAAACATAGGCACTATCGGTCACGTTGACCATGGTAAAACTACTTTAACAGCTGCAATATCTGCTGTTCTTTCACGCAAAGGTCTTGCTGAGCTAAAAGATTATGATAATATTGATAATGCTCCAGAAGAGAAAGAGCGTGGCATTACAATTGCTACTTCACACATTGAGTATGAGACAGAGAAACGTCACTATGCTCACGTTGACTGCCCAGGTCACGCCGACTATGTAAAAAACATGATTACAGGTGCTGCACAAATGGACGGCGCTATTCTAGTTGTTTCTGCAGCAGACGGCCCAATGCCACAAACAAGAGAGCACATCTTGCTATCTCGCCAAGTTGGTGTTCCTTATATCGTTGTTTTCATGAACAAAGCAGATATGGTCGATGATGCTGAGTTACTTGAACTAGTTGAAATGGAAATTCGCGAACTACTTAACGAGTACAACTTCCCAGGTGATGATACTCCAATAGTTTCTGGTTCAGCACTTAAAGCTCTTGAAGAGGCAAAAGCTGGACAAGACGGCGAATGGTCAGCAAAAATTATGGAACTAATGGATGCGGTTGATAGCTATATCCCAACTCCAGTTCGTGCTACAGATAAAGATCTTCTTATGCCAATCGAAGATGTTTTCTCAATTTCAGGTCGTGGTACAGTTGTAACAGGTAGAATTGAGAAAGGTGTTGTAAAAGTTGGCGATACAATAGAAATCGTTGGTATCAAACCTACACAAACAACAACGGTTACTGGTGTTGAGATGTTTAGAAAAGAGATGGATCAAGGTGAAGCTGGCGATAACGTTGGTGTTCTTCTTCGTGGTACTAAAAAAGAAGACGTTGAACGTGGTATGGTTCTTTGCAAACCTAAGTCAATTACTCCTCACACAAAATTTGAGGGTGAGGTTTATATTCTAACTAAAGAAGAGGGCGGTCGTCATACTCCTTTCTTTAACAACTATAGACCACAATTTTATGTAAGAACAACTGACGTTACTGGTTCTATTACATTACCAGAAGGCACAGAGATGGTTATGCCAGGTGATAACGTAAGAATTTCTGTTGAGCTTATCGCTCCAGTTGCACTTGAAGAAGGTACTCGTTTTGCTATCCGTGAAGGTGGTAGAACTGTTGGTTCAGGTGTTGTTTCAAAAATACTTGGTTAA
- the rpmG gene encoding 50S ribosomal protein L33: MRIKIGLKCSECGDINYTTTKNSKTTTDKVELKKYCPRLKKHTVHKEVKLKS; encoded by the coding sequence ATGAGAATTAAAATCGGTTTAAAATGCTCTGAGTGTGGTGATATCAATTATACTACTACAAAAAACAGCAAAACCACTACAGATAAGGTTGAGCTCAAAAAATATTGCCCAAGATTAAAAAAACATACTGTTCATAAAGAAGTTAAGTTAAAAAGCTAA
- the secE gene encoding preprotein translocase subunit SecE → MEKFINYIKLSKLEIMKVIFPTKEQIRNAFIAVFIVVAVVSLFLALVDVIMSFVLSKVI, encoded by the coding sequence ATGGAAAAATTTATAAATTATATAAAGCTATCTAAATTGGAAATAATGAAAGTTATCTTTCCTACTAAAGAACAAATTAGAAATGCTTTTATTGCAGTTTTTATCGTGGTCGCTGTTGTTTCACTTTTTTTAGCTCTTGTTGATGTTATTATGTCCTTTGTTCTTTCTAAAGTTATATAG
- the nusG gene encoding transcription termination/antitermination protein NusG, protein MMSHKWYAIQTYAGSEMAVKRGIENLVRDHGIEDQLKEVIVPTEDVIEIKNGKQKINERTLYPGYAFACLDLDTALWHKIQSLPKVGRFIGEAKKPTPLTEKDINTILEKVQKRAAPKPKIFFEDGESVRITEGPFANFTGIVEEYDMIHGKLRLNVSIFGRSTPVDILYSQVEKII, encoded by the coding sequence ATAATGTCACACAAATGGTATGCTATACAAACTTACGCTGGTAGCGAAATGGCAGTAAAAAGAGGAATTGAAAATTTAGTTAGAGATCACGGTATCGAAGATCAACTAAAAGAAGTTATCGTTCCTACAGAAGACGTAATAGAGATAAAAAACGGTAAGCAAAAAATTAATGAAAGAACTCTTTATCCTGGATATGCTTTTGCATGTTTAGATCTTGATACAGCTCTTTGGCATAAGATTCAGTCTTTGCCAAAGGTTGGACGTTTTATCGGTGAGGCTAAAAAGCCTACACCATTGACTGAAAAAGATATAAATACTATCTTGGAGAAAGTTCAAAAAAGAGCGGCACCAAAACCTAAAATATTTTTTGAGGATGGTGAAAGCGTTCGCATAACAGAAGGTCCTTTTGCTAACTTTACAGGTATCGTTGAAGAATACGATATGATACATGGCAAGCTTAGACTCAATGTTTCTATTTTTGGTAGAAGTACCCCTGTTGATATTTTGTATTCACAAGTTGAGAAGATAATTTAA
- the rplK gene encoding 50S ribosomal protein L11, translating into MAKKVIGEIKLQIAATKANPSPPVGPALGQKGVNIMEFCKAFNEKTKDMVGFNIPVVITVYADKSFTFITKQPPATDLIKKAAGITKGTDNPLKNKVGKLTKAQVLEIVEKKLVDLNTNDKEQAAKIIAGSARSMGVEVVD; encoded by the coding sequence ATGGCTAAAAAAGTTATAGGTGAAATAAAATTACAAATTGCCGCAACAAAAGCAAATCCTAGCCCGCCAGTTGGTCCAGCATTAGGACAAAAAGGCGTTAATATTATGGAATTTTGTAAAGCCTTTAATGAAAAAACAAAAGATATGGTTGGATTTAATATCCCGGTCGTTATAACAGTTTATGCTGATAAAAGTTTTACATTTATCACAAAGCAACCACCTGCTACGGACCTTATTAAGAAGGCTGCGGGTATAACAAAAGGAACAGATAATCCTTTAAAAAATAAAGTAGGTAAATTAACAAAAGCTCAAGTTTTAGAAATTGTTGAGAAAAAACTTGTTGATTTAAATACAAATGATAAAGAGCAAGCAGCTAAGATTATTGCTGGTTCAGCTCGTTCAATGGGTGTCGAAGTAGTAGACTAA
- the rplA gene encoding 50S ribosomal protein L1: MGKTSKRFQELLKKVEQDKIYNLSEAIDTVKTLASAKFNETVEIALKLNVDPRHADQMVRGSVVLPAGTGKVVRVAVIAKDAKADEAKAVGADIVGADDLVEDIQKGIMNFDVLIATPNLMGLVGKVGRILGPKGLMPNPKTGTVTMDVAQAVNNAKSGQVNFRVDKQGNIHAGLGKVNFTKEQLNENISTFIKAINKHKPATAKGRYVKNASLSLTMSPSVTLDTQEVMDLK; the protein is encoded by the coding sequence ATGGGAAAAACTAGTAAGAGATTTCAAGAATTGCTCAAAAAAGTAGAGCAAGATAAAATTTATAACCTTAGCGAGGCTATCGATACTGTTAAAACTCTAGCTTCTGCTAAATTTAATGAGACAGTTGAGATTGCGTTAAAATTAAACGTTGATCCAAGACATGCTGATCAAATGGTTCGTGGTTCTGTTGTTTTACCAGCTGGTACAGGCAAAGTTGTAAGAGTTGCTGTTATAGCAAAAGATGCTAAAGCTGATGAGGCAAAAGCTGTTGGTGCTGACATAGTTGGTGCTGATGATCTAGTTGAGGATATCCAAAAAGGTATAATGAACTTTGATGTTCTTATAGCTACTCCAAATTTAATGGGTCTTGTAGGTAAAGTTGGTAGAATTTTAGGACCTAAAGGTTTAATGCCAAATCCAAAAACTGGAACAGTTACAATGGATGTTGCACAAGCTGTTAATAATGCAAAAAGTGGTCAGGTAAATTTCCGTGTCGACAAGCAAGGAAATATACATGCAGGTCTTGGTAAGGTCAATTTTACTAAAGAGCAATTAAATGAAAATATTTCAACATTTATTAAAGCTATTAATAAACATAAACCTGCGACTGCAAAAGGTAGATATGTAAAAAATGCTTCATTGTCTTTAACAATGAGCCCTTCTGTAACTCTTGATACTCAAGAAGTTATGGATTTAAAATAA
- the rplJ gene encoding 50S ribosomal protein L10, with protein sequence MTRNEKTEVVAKLESEFKTAEAIVVCDYRGLSVKKLEVLRNSAKEQNVKVQVIKNTLANIALKNSDKVGMELKDTNIYLWSEDQLAVTKVAAKFEEANADLFKIKTAYIDGEVASVDKVKALSKMPSRDELIAMLLQVWNAPIQNFTIGLNALKEKKEQSA encoded by the coding sequence GTGACACGTAACGAAAAAACTGAAGTTGTTGCAAAATTAGAGAGTGAATTTAAAACTGCTGAAGCTATTGTAGTTTGTGACTATCGTGGTCTTTCAGTTAAAAAACTTGAAGTTTTAAGAAATTCTGCAAAAGAACAAAATGTAAAAGTTCAAGTTATTAAAAATACTCTTGCAAATATTGCTCTTAAAAATTCTGATAAAGTCGGAATGGAACTTAAAGATACAAACATCTATCTTTGGAGTGAAGATCAATTAGCAGTAACTAAAGTAGCCGCAAAATTTGAAGAGGCTAATGCTGACCTTTTCAAAATTAAAACAGCATATATCGATGGCGAAGTTGCAAGCGTTGATAAAGTTAAAGCTCTATCTAAAATGCCTAGCCGTGATGAGCTTATTGCGATGCTTTTGCAAGTTTGGAATGCGCCAATTCAAAATTTCACAATTGGTTTGAATGCGCTTAAAGAGAAAAAAGAACAATCAGCTTAA
- the rplL gene encoding 50S ribosomal protein L7/L12: protein MAITKEDVLEFISNLSVLELSELVKEFEEKFGVSAAPVMVAGGAVAAGGAAAAEEKTEFNIVLVDSGDKKINVIKVVRALTGLGLKEAKDAVEGTPSVLKEGVSKDEAEAAKKELEEAGAKVELK from the coding sequence ATGGCAATTACAAAAGAAGACGTATTAGAGTTTATATCTAATCTTTCTGTACTTGAACTTAGCGAACTTGTAAAAGAGTTTGAAGAGAAATTTGGTGTTAGCGCAGCTCCTGTAATGGTAGCTGGTGGTGCAGTTGCTGCTGGTGGTGCAGCTGCTGCTGAAGAAAAAACAGAATTTAACATCGTTCTTGTTGATTCTGGTGATAAGAAAATCAACGTTATTAAGGTTGTTAGAGCACTTACTGGTCTTGGTCTTAAAGAGGCTAAAGATGCAGTTGAAGGAACTCCATCTGTTCTTAAAGAAGGCGTTAGCAAAGACGAAGCTGAAGCAGCTAAAAAAGAGCTTGAAGAGGCTGGTGCTAAGGTTGAACTTAAATAA